GCACCATTTCACCATTCTAGTATTGGCAGAACTTGTGAACCTTTTACTTGTACAAGCAGATGGTTTCTTTGATGCTGCTTTCTCTGTTTTTCTCGGCCGGCCTCGGCCCCTTCGTGGTGGTTCATTCACAACCTTAACCATGTTGTCATTGTTAATGTGGTTGTTGGAAGGATAGCCTATTTCAGGGCACCGTTTCACTATTCTATTCTTGGCAGAACTTGTGACCTTTTTGCTTGTACAAGGAGATGGTTTGTTTCGTGCTGCTTTCTCTGTTTTCCTCGGCCGGCCTCTGGCGTCTTCGTGGCGGTTCATTCTCAACCTTAACCATGTTGACATCATCAATGTGGTCCTTGGAAGGATAGTTTCTTTCAGGGCACCCTTTCACTACTTTAGTTTTGGCAGAACTTGTGACCATTTTGCTTGTAGAAGCAGATGGTGTCTTTGGTGCTGCTTTCTCTGTTTTCCTCGGCCAGCCTCGTGGGGGCAGTTCATTCAAGATCTCAATCGAATCGTCATCGCTGATGTGATCCAAGGAAGGATAGTCTATTTCAAGGCAAGTCCTGTTAAAAATGTATACTTCAATGTTAGAAGTTTGATTGTACACAAACCACAGCATATGGCCATTATCCAGAGAGTAATACGAAGCAAATTCTTTCCAACCATTTTCAAATAGAATGGCACCATCATACTCAGACCAATCTATCTTCCATGCAGTGCCATCTGGAGGCTTCAGATACACTGGATTTGGAACACTGGGACCATGTTTCATATTGAACATTTTTGGTACCTTCTGCAATTCAAATGAAAGTATGAAACTAGTCTTAGTAATAAGCATAAATGAAAGAAACCCTTACAAGAGAAAAATCACAAAGAGAAATGCATgcattaaataatattataagtAAAGTGGATATGAAGTGAAGAAAATGCTTACAAGCTTTCCATCTTCAAGGCTATGTCTGAGAACAATTTTGAAGAAACGGATCACAGAGGAACGAGAACGCTTGTTTTTTTGGAATCTAGAGGAAGCCATGGATGTTCTTCTTGTTCACAGACACAGTCACAGTCTCTAGTAAGAAGAcaagttaattgaaaaagcgAAAGAAGATGACGGCAACAGAAGCGTATTTAGGAGGTGGTGGATGATGaagttatatatatacacacaaaaCAGAAGAGTATATAAGCACGTACCAATAGTTAAAAATAGTTTTATCCTTAATGTATCAATAAGGTTCATAAATGtggaaaagaataaaaaattattttaaaagaattcTTAATCTCtccaatttttataaattttatttgataaataaaaaaaaatttctctcaaaatagaaAGCACAATTTTAGTACATTAGTATTCTAACAAAAATGAAATCATACAAATATTGGAATTATAATAgacataaaattaattataattattttatattttatttatcttcaaTCTTTTTTATGATATACTATTTTAATGCGTTCATGGATTAGATTCATAGGCGAATTAcaattttgaatcaaatccATGAAAAATTCTGCCTCACTTTTTTCATCCTTATACCAAACGCAACCCTGTCTTTCACTTTGAGAAGATAACAATGCAATCAATCATGAAGtggcaaaacaagaaataaaattaaaacactTAGTTCAGTTCATACATATATAACTGGTCCACAACAGAAAGGATTGGATACAGTACAAGTTTGATTCAACGGAAAAAAAGATGATACATTCTTCCTGAAATTAACCTTATTTAAGAATTAAGAGCTCTTAGTTTCTGAAATTATAATGCATTGACCTAGCATTGGGCTCTACAGATATGAACATCAAACAGATcttttccattgatgaactCAAAAACACAAACATCTCCAACTTCTAATTTACTTGCTCTAGCAAAAGAGCTCCAACCAGCCGAAATAAAGCTGTTTTTCGATGACGGATTGTAGATAATTGTAGCAGGCCACGACTCCTTTCCAAACTGTAATTTTACATCCTGCTGattctttttaaaatacttTCTGTAAAAGATagctgataagttctgcatcaCATTCCATTTTTGAATCGTCATGGTCAAAAATAGTTATAAACTTACAATTTGTGAAACTAACTATAAACTAGCACCCATAAGTTTGCATGGCATATTATGTTTTGTCATCAATAAAATGTATCAAACTAAACTTACAGGCCTTGATCTCCTTGGATCACTGTCTTTTATCTTGACCATGAAAGAGGGATTCTGTGAGTTGAGCTCCTTAGCTTCTTTCGGGAGTTGAATCACACGAGTCACTGGTTTGGAAAGAGATTCTAATACATAAAAgaattgtaaaaaaattagCATGAATTTTACTTGTGAAGAGTTTTGGATATAAGTATATCTATAGGGTTGGAGACAACAAAAATTTTAGCATAAGATTAGTTTATATAACAAATTGTTGTTACATTAAGAACCGAATACATAGTCACTGCATTCATAAGCTAACTGCATTCTTAGCAAAACTAACAATAGTTTCTTTAAGATTGAAATTCTACTGCTATAAATGTTTCAAGGAAGGGAAGAATTAGAGATTTGTAAAATGTACTCCAAGTCAAACACGGGgtcaattaattttaatataatttttttaatgaggaTAATGCTAAATTCTATTCCATTTTTAAAGTTAATTATGTTTTCAATGTTGTACtaatatcttaattttttaCAGAATAACACGACTTAAGAATTCCTAAACAATTGACTTACCGCGGCGTTGTCGACGACAAATATGAACATCAAACACCGGATCCTTTCTATTGATGAGCTTAAACAAACAAACATCTCCGGCTTGTAATTTACTAGCTCGAGCAAAAAGGTTCCAACCAGCAGATATAAAGGCAACACATGATGATGGCCTGTAGATCAACTTAACAGGGAACAACTTCTTTCCAAATCTTATATTTGCATTTTGTGGATTATTTTCAAAATACTTTCTGTAGAATTTAGTTGAAAAGTACTGCAGCACATCATATTTATGTCATCATGGTTAGAAATAAGACACAGATTGAAAGAATTATAGCACATGGAAGTTCACATGATACATAATTTTCAACATGATATATGTATTAACCTATACTTACACATGGTGCTCTCGTTTGAGACCGTTGCGTTATCTTGATGATGAAAGAGGGCTTTTCCCACTTAAACTTCTTAGCTTCTTTCAGAGATTCAAGTCTTGTAGGACAGGGCATAACAGGAGATTCAgaaccttttcttcttctattcctttTACCTTGTACATAGGAAACAAAGAATCAGAAACTACCACTATAATGTATAGAAAGCAGTTGCAAGTTGTAACTCAAAAACAACAACGGTTGAATCCACAAAAGGAAAGGATGATCCAATTATGAGACACGTACCATTAGAATCTCGATTGACAGACACTGGCATCTCATGGTTTTTCTCTTTGGATTTTATATCGTGTGAATTGAGGCTTCTTTCAACATTCCTGATTTGTGTGTCATCTTCCAACTGTCTACTTTTAGAAGCAGATGACACTAGTgctctcattttttttctcgGTTGGCCCCGGACTCCTCCTGACCGTGGTTCATTCAATCTTTTCTTCTGTTGTCCCTCGTTAAGTCTCATGTTTTGGGTGTTGGGACTGCTATCCACATCTATAATTTTTGGTTCTTTTGGCTTTTTCACCGGCTGGCCCCTGCGTGGCGACTGCTCTTTGATCTGATCATTGGCAGGATACTTTATTTCATGGCAACTCATGTCATATATGCGTACTTCAATGTGAGATGTTCCAGTATTGTACTCAAACCATAACAAATGGCCATGATCAAGAGAGTAATATGCAACAAACTCtttccaaccctttttaaacaaaattgcaCCATCATGTTTAGTCCAATAGACTTTCCATTCAATACCATCTCGAGACTTAAGATACAATGGGTTTGATACGACAGAACCATATTGTGTAGTGAACTTTTTTGTTAACTTCTGCAATGTTATGAACCTGATGTTAGCAACCGTAATAACAATATGGTGACGCACATTAGCATGTCTTCACCAAGATGTTGACATGTATTATGTTAAATAGTTTAGTCAAATATCTCAGTCATCATCTTCATATAATAATAACATTAAACTTCCAATTCATCCttcactaataattataaatagtGCAATAAAATAGTCTAAACATATTAGTCTTAAATTTTATATGTAGGTAAAGATTAATCTTTCACCTATTTTAAAGGAGAAACTAATTTCAAATTTCGAAGGACTATTTTATAGCATTATTTGCATAATTAGAgagtgaaataaaaaaaatattaagtacGGGATTAACCAACATGAAAATTAGTAGGGACCAAATCAGTAATAACAAAATTAGAATTCATGCATAATGAAAAATGACgatgaataaaataatttttttaatcaccgCAATATGTCCTATGATATTTCCTAATCTTGATTAGTAAGAGTGTTACCTAGATCATTTTTCATTAGCAATGATGTagatttaattgtaattaattttgtaataaaaatacatACGGAGTACATAAAATGTAACCACCTAACAAATATGTTTATAAGTTTTCATTccattttatgtattttttatatacatctgctacaaaattaattataattaagcCTAAATGATTGCAAATAGAAAATGATCTAGATAACAAGAAAAAAGAGTTTACTGTTACTATATTTGCAGCTAATAAGCCATGCATGTGTTGTTTTATGAAGAAAGTGTTTATAAacgaaaaaaatcatatatagaGGAATAAGGAAAGAAACTTTTTGTGAACAATATCTCAGAAGATAAAcagattaaaagaaaaaagagggCATGGAGAAGACGAAAAAATGCTTACAAAGTTTTCATTTTGAAGAGCTTTTCTGAGAATAATCTTAAAGAAACTGGTCCCAGtagaagtagaagtagaagtagaagaagaaggagaatgcTTGTTTTGTTGACGGCTAGAGGAAGCCATAGCAAACGAATGATGGATGAATTTGACTATTGTTGAGGCTCAGTCTCTCTCACCCGGTACTGGTTAAATAACCTTATTTTGAGAtaacaattaaattaaaaaaataaacaaatgaatactaaaattaattatatgtattttaatttatttttaatatagtttaataaattaaaaggaTAATTGATTGTAGAGTTATACAACGTTAGTTGATAACGGTGTTGTTAGAGAgacaatataaaaaaagagaaaattttactcatctcacctctttttagagatattaaaatgatatttttttctttattcgTACAATATACACTTCTCTtccttataatttttaaaagattttctctttaatttatttaaaattttttgtgttaactaacattaattttacttattttttaagaaaaataaattatattttacaaaaGTACTCTTTAATAAAAACTTTATTCTTTATGATTAAATTTtaggataaagtatattttttgtccttaaagtttgacaaaagttttaaaaatatccataaattttattttgttttcattttgtcccaaaaatttttaatttgtatcaaatatatcATTAATggctaaatttttgaaaaatttaagactaatttaacaataatgcatgaaaattatacTTGATTTGTTTGGACTAAGAGTTGTTCTcatgaaattgttgttgaattgggCTCAGTCTGTTTGTCCCGAAATTTAAACACTTAATTTTAGAAGCAAGCCCCACCCGTTTAAATGGGTAAATGGGCTAGCCCCGCAGGTTTAGCCCATTTTGACGGCTATATTTGCAAGCGGTAAAAAGGATTTTTTGATATATCAAAGGTACTTTAAATGAtggtattttttttatgaaaatattaataaaataaatcttgTTGATTACACTAATCGTGATTGGGATGAAGATATTGAAATAAGAAAAAGTACTTCAAAGtttgcatttcattttgatTTTGGTGTAATTTCATAGTCTTCGAAAAAAATAATCAGTAGTAGCATTCTCTACGGTAAAAACAGAATATATAGCAACAAGTTATGCAACGTAAGTAGTATGGGTAAAAGAATTCTTGAGAAATTGAATAAGAAATAAAGTATTTTAACAACGATATTTTGTAATAACAAGTCAGGTATTACATTTTgtaaaaattttgtgtttcatAAAAGATTAAAGTATATTAATATTCAGTTTCACATAATTAGATAATTAgtgaataaaaaagaaattttgattgAGTATTATCTTATTAAAGATCAAGTATAGTTATAGATATTTTTACAAAGTTATTGAAAATCGAGGTATTTAACATGTTGAAAAAGATGGTGGAAATGATTAATTTTACaagtttaatttaaaaaatacaatgttagataattaaattattaagaaCATTTAAAAATAGTACAACATGCTAAATGTTACAACGTGCCCAAAACAAACTACACATGCGATGAGGATGCGacacaaaaaaagaaatatGAATAATAGAGTGGCCACAATTTTATTACAGAAAAAATTGGATAAAATTATTAGTTTgcaaaaaaattgatattttaaagACATCTAGAATTTTGATTATGCGCAAGGAAAGACGAAAACTTAATTTCAGTGCATCCTTAATACATCTATTTAAAAcagatatttttaaatatattatgccaattattatgatttaattagtatttatattttttgtttttttttttataaattgcaataaaagtATATTATTTACGCAAGAATAACAAATATGGGAAAAAATTTAAgaaactgtttttttttttgaacgaaaataatatatctataaaaaaaactaaactaaacgcAGTGATATCCctaataaatagtaaaaaaaaactGTATTGTTTAAATATAAACTGGTGGAGCTTGTTATTTATTTACTTCTGAccctttttttaattattttattcatttatgTTACCAcgcaaaaacaaaaataaaaaataaaaaaacaaacgGGTCAAAATTCAAAACCCGTTGTTTCTTATAGTAATCCCATACCGTcgcaaataataataataataataataataataataataataataataataataataataataataatatatgttaAATGATAAATAATATTGATGATGGGAATTTAAGAAACggactaaaaaatttaaaagtgaaATATACATGCTTTAGAACAACTAAAATAAcattacacaaaaaaaaaataattgaccAACAATtctgaataaaaaaaagaaaaagataaaataaatatgtgATCTACATGCACTAATTTATTATGGCACCTGTGTATTGTTGTGCAGTACTTTAACTACACGAACACTCTATAAAGAGAATGGCAAcaatctttttaaatttgtttgtacaatTATACACATTGTTTTTTTATAATGAATTATACGATAAagatataaatttataaattttttataagattaaataatatttaaaaaaattaagatttataTTCTGAACAACAAtaatgtaataaaaaataattataaaataaatctatattctctttttctagagaaatattttttatgtagtaaaaaaaaattcgcttcttaaattcatttttcttttatgtattttctaAATTTTGGCCCTTTCCTTTCCTTGTGATGCTTTTAAGAATTTACAGAGCATGAAGGACATTTGATATGAATATGATTGCACTCCCATATTTTCTAAttcatttctttatttatttaatcatgATCATAATACATGCAGCAGGTTTAATTTGCATGTTTGTTGATTGGATGTCACTGCGGCAATTTTTGTCTTGAGCCTTCGTTTTTGTCAAACGAATATTGACCTATATTAGCCAAACTTGTTCTGTTTTTGttctgcttttttttttttatcgatggaactgaaatttttttcacacagaataataataataataataataatttatatgttaAATGACAATTGAAACTGATTACGAGAATCTGGAAAAGtaacaaaaattgaaaaaagaatGCTTTggaacaacaaaatgacactgCACAAGAAAAAATAATTCATCCATCGACAATTccgagaaagaaaagaaagataaaatgaATAGATACGTGGTGTACATGCACTAATTTATTATGGCACCTGTATTGTTGACTTCTTGTGCAATATTTAATTAACTATGAAGAGAATGGCAacaatcttttcaaatttgtttatGTAAACTGCAAACACATTAATGATaacttttataatatatttcCAATAAATACAATTATGAAGaagatatataataattaaaataaatttaccAGTTAAATTCTATAatctaaatttaattcaataaattggttatttacaTGATATTTTAGACaattaaaaatactttaaatattttgacgtaacattatttaaatattgcaacttaattatttgtgtttggttgtatatattgttaaatgcttataattaattatgagaACATCTTCAATactagttttaattttattttattttagatctTACAAAAATATTTGTGAGATTATATGTTATAAATagtgatttgaaattaaaaataaatttt
This sequence is a window from Arachis stenosperma cultivar V10309 chromosome 10, arast.V10309.gnm1.PFL2, whole genome shotgun sequence. Protein-coding genes within it:
- the LOC130957834 gene encoding B3 domain-containing protein At4g01580-like; its protein translation is MASSRFQKNKRSRSSVIRFFKIVLRHSLEDGKLKVPKMFNMKHGPSVPNPVYLKPPDGTAWKIDWSEYDGAILFENGWKEFASYYSLDNGHMLWFVYNQTSNIEVYIFNRTCLEIDYPSLDHISDDDSIEILNELPPRGWPRKTEKAAPKTPSASTSKMVTSSAKTKVVKGCPERNYPSKDHIDDVNMVKVENEPPRRRQRPAEENRESSTKQTISLYKQKGHKFCQE
- the LOC130957835 gene encoding B3 domain-containing protein At3g18960-like, with amino-acid sequence MASSSRQQNKHSPSSSTSTSTSTGTSFFKIILRKALQNENFKLTKKFTTQYGSVVSNPLYLKSRDGIEWKVYWTKHDGAILFKKGWKEFVAYYSLDHGHLLWFEYNTGTSHIEVRIYDMSCHEIKYPANDQIKEQSPRRGQPVKKPKEPKIIDVDSSPNTQNMRLNEGQQKKRLNEPRSGGVRGQPRKKMRALVSSASKSRQLEDDTQIRNVERSLNSHDIKSKEKNHEMPVSVNRDSNGKRNRRRKGSESPVMPCPTRLESLKEAKKFKWEKPSFIIKITQRSQTRAPCYFSTKFYRKYFENNPQNANIRFGKKLFPVKLIYRPSSCVAFISAGWNLFARASKLQAGDVCLFKLINRKDPVFDVHICRRQRRGKSIV